Proteins from a genomic interval of Drosophila melanogaster chromosome 2R:
- the Ice1 gene encoding uncharacterized protein (interacts with the C terminus of ELL 1) has translation MNLDEFSDFNIDQLLGPSAPLQDALVAPYKQVSLPRSNQDVYAKRSRLAERIAQNDELIRQVKQLQAQNKQLADLQRTAQEVTDLYQKEKQQRIELEKRTKQIGERCGQLEKELDVQVGNCENLQEQLQVRGLPVEAKDVLSILMQFSQRLGDDCGLLRRDQNIMKKLREHCKTIDVSVPTPKSPNSRSKRKAHQPGVNQSTQTDEEPADPKPALCSVAVQVEGLIETRNQATQHKNTTTTRGTTTASFIKHHDVGTCFPEPKPLPNIRQILDEMLSWRDDVVIEPMSPLSDLQQELQLEDVPTNASVATCTTLCDIHREIDFVTDLPTQIKVSASRPPSRTMLDSVKEEARSSRELAKELFNFLPQNQSCLTNLPPQAFEELWQVFGQMVLALLQRRSNPSMATPPSVSQADFTRWLYELYEGTENQTEQTSNGSTSKRDFATSTECMDTGTDPIIQSPNISHEGHVTPIRLPSKPKERKRKSKKRKAAATPKPIAKRKCLEMETNNELEVEREQTPETAIQFLSNLETFNMANCDNLEMELDEEELYLLQLTSNAKQNENKGNVRVQDPDDLKSPAQTSKFPKSENHLPAVLKETASSLKGYDEKQCPFPDKTEELMHKKTFEIQENIGSLTELPPNIDISAYPVSMAEVRIVSSNKPSEMEVNASEGTDSHLDKSVSNLDTGSMSLFGSDSDVESEYSIEQMAPELSDSDDTFDNSEEDCRSADEPSNSKKIRNSSLFGSESESDESEERALEADDLTEAEAKVEEKESEQKSSDVAPAASSGKLLVVEADLVTKTQPLFVEKLDLENTQHTSTCTNPKETDESEDEHGLVIDEQIFISQPEEPPLTVPIAAKRRRTQSELKTLSPPGEVRLTRQRAKQLLDEQKSGPEKGLSLVEQIRRQLKKAINKSEPFKKDSTHDSKKDSTHDLKPLEHEDELKAMQLGTNFEPIKLSCSISEESPASPPACEPMDELDPPPIEIPLEQAACTRKDDQHKSIVQHVLKMDTGLEKLVEANRKTLGKSQPQLCASIGKYLQENMQLESTCSDLAMDIYKVTKSEAVIVNAMITVICKIGLDDGPVERLLNALKYLNFSQRFLAELEERLFRNTKERPATELALNYVRLYLKATALQATMSAGYENPARLLLAKILYHFDQDMPPLVMEVLRQFPTALPHREQREYDNSDALITVIKHLLMNRQYDMQDPNGAERLLLSKLRFEYHFQPYEPSKQQVLENLVGKLKAGREEELGYAFALFCRRSPHLKVVESVVGEHLMPLATSYCDLAAQNELYDARLGLLLHCISLVLKPLPLDTDISAFVGFLKRLLVAVPRSGVQLAAVKASLRLQRFGFKYTLDALKDYRPNYELDPLTRAMIRCFAKRRRHFRHVAATGRRTEI, from the exons ATGAATTTGGACGAGTTCTCCGACTTCAATATAGATCAGCTTCTGGGCCCAAGCGCACCGCTGCAAGATGCTCTGGTGGCGCCGTATAAGCAGGTGTCGCTGCCCAGGAGCAACCAAGATGTGTACGCCAAGCGAAGCCGGCTGGCCGAGCGAATAGCCCAGAACGACGAGCTGATCCGCCAGGTGAAACAGCTGCAGGCTCAAAACAAACAGCTGGCCGACCTGCAGCGCACCGCCCAAGAGGTGACGGATCTGTACCAGAAGGAGAAGCAACAGAGGATCGAGCTGGAGAAGCGCACCAAGCAGATCGGCGAGCGATGCGGACAGCTGGAAAAGGAGCTGGACGTACAGGTTGGGAACTGCGAGAATctgcaggagcagctgcaAGTGCGGGGACTACCCGTGGAAGCCAAGGATGTGCTGTCCATACTCATGCAGTTCTCCCAGCGGCTGGGCGACGATTGTGGACTTTTGCGGCGGGATCAGAACATCATGAAGAAGCTAAGGGAGCACTGCAAGACTATAGACGTAAGCGTGCCCACGCCAAAGAGCCCGAATTCACGTAGCAAACGGAAAGCCCATCAGCCCGGAGTCAACCAATCTACGCAAACCGACGAGGAACCCGCTGATCCCAAGCCCGCGCTTTGCTCTGTTGCTGTGCAAGTGGAAGGTCTGATAGAGACGCGCAACCAGGCCACGCAACACAagaacaccaccaccacccggGGAACCACTACAGCCTCCTTCATCAAGCACCACGATGTGGGCACATGCTTTCCCGAACCAAAGCCCCTGCCAAATATTCGGCAGATACTTGATGAAATGCTATCGTGGCGAGATGATGTCGTAATTGAGCCCATGAGTCCGCTGAGCGATCTGCAGCAGGAGTTGCAGCTCGAGGACGTACCGACCAATGCGAGTGTGGCCACCTGTACCACTTTGTGTGATATACACCGCGAGATTGATTTCGTTACCGACCTGCCGACACAAATAAAGGTGTCCGCCTCGAGGCCGCCCTCACGAACAATGCTGGATAGTGTAAAGGAGGAGGCCAGATCCTCCAGGGAGCTCGCCAAGGAGCTGTTCAACTTTCTACCTCAAAACCAAAGCTGCCTGACCAATCTGCCGCCGCAGGCCTTCGAGGAGCTGTGGCAGGTCTTTGGCCAAATGGTGCTTGCCCTGCTGCAGAGGCGCTCCAATCCGTCCATGGCCACGCCACCAAGCGTCAGTCAGGCGGATTTCACCAGATGGTTGTATGAGCTCTATGAGGGCACGGAGAACCAGACGGAGCAGACCTCCAACGGAAGCACCAGCAAGAGAG ATTTCGCCACCAGCACAGAGTGCATGGATACTGGAACGGATCCCATCATCCAGTCGCCCAACATCAGCCACGAAGGACATGTCACTCCAATTCGCCTGCCCTCCAAGCCCAAAGAACGAAAGCGAAAGTCCAAGAAGCGCAAAGCGGCAGCTACACCAAAGCCGATAGCCAAGCGAAAATGTCTGGAGATGGAGACAAACAATGAATTAGAAGTAGAGCGCGAACAAACGCCAGAAACGGCAATCCAATTCTTAAGCAATTTGGAAACTTTTAACATGGCCAACTGTGATAATCTCGAGATGGAACTGGATGAGGAAGAACTTTATTTGCTTCAGTTGACGTCCAACGCGAAACAGAATGAAAATAAAGGAAATGTTAGGGTTCAGGATCCTGACGACTTGAAAAGCCCTGCGCAGACTTCTAAGTTCCCGAAGTCAGAAAATCATTTGCCTGCGGTCCTGAAAGAAACAGCTTCGTCTTTGAAAGGATATGACGAGAAACAATGCCCCTTTCCGGACAAAACTGAAGAGCTTATGCATAAAAAAACTTTTGagatacaagaaaatattggCAGTCTGACAGAATTGCCTCCAAATATAGATATTTCGGCGTATCCAGTTTCAATGGCAGAGGTTAGAATTGTCTCCTCAAATAAACCAAGCGAAATGGAGGTGAATGCTTCAGAAGGCACCGATTCACACTTGGATAAAAGTGTCTCAAATTTGGATACAGGCTCAATGAGCCTATTCGGCAGTGATTCAGATGTGGAATCCGAATACAGTATAGAGCAAATGGCTCCCGAGCTAAGTGACTCCGATGATACTTTCGATAATAGCGAAGAGGATTGCAGATCTGCGGATGAGCCAAGCAACTCCAAAAAAATAAGGAATAGTTCCTTGTTCGGCAGCGAATCAGAATCGGATGAAAGCGAGGAGCGTGCGTTGGAAGCGGATGATCTTACTGAAGCGGAAGCAAAGGTGGAAGAGAAGGAATCAGAACAGAAGTCATCAGATGTGGCTCCCGCAGCATCATCTGGGAAACTATTAGTAGTTGAAGCAGATTTGGTAACCAAAACGCAGCCTTTGTTCGTTGAGAAACTGGATCTAGAGAACACGCAGCACACAAGTACGTGTACCAACCCAAAGGAAACGGATGAATCCGAGGACGAGCACGGTCTGGTTATCGACGAACAAATCTTCATTAGTCAGCCTGAGGAACCACCTTTAACAGTTCCCATAGCCGCAAAACGAAGGAGAACACAAAGTGAGCTGAAAACTTTGTCGCCCCCAGGCGAAGTTCGTTTGACTCGTCAGAGAGCGAAACAACTGCTCGACGAACAGAAATCCGGTCCAGAAAAGGGTCTTTCGCTCGTAGAACAAATAAGGAGGCAGCTTAAGaaagcaattaataaatcGGAGCCTTTTAAAAAGGATTCGACGCATGATTCAAAAAAGGATTCGACGCATGATTTGAAACCATTAGAGCATGAAGATGAGCTGAAAGCAATGCAGCTAGGTACAAATTTTGAGCCTATAAAGCTGTCCTGTTCAATAAGCGAGGAGTCACCTGCCTCGCCTCCAGCTTGCGAGCCAATGGATGAGCTTGACCCTCCGCCCATAGAAATACCTCTAGAGCAAGCTGCTTGCACCCGGAAAGATGACCAACACAAGTCGATTGTACAGCATGTTCTTAAGATGGACACGGGTCTGGAGAAGCTTGTGGAAGCGAATAGAAAAACTTTGGGCAAGTCCCAACCGCAATTGTGTGCCTCAATAGGCAAATATCTGCAGGAGAACATGCAGCTGGAATCCACGTGCAGCGACTTGGCCATGGATATCTACAAGGTGACCAAGAGTGAGGCCGTAATCGTAAATGCTATGATAACAGTAATCTGCAAGATCGGCCTTGATGATGGCCCAGTGGAACGCCTGCTAAACGCCTTAAAGTATTTGAACTTCTCGCAGAGATTTTTGGCTGAGCTAGAGGAGCGTCTATTCCGCAACACCAAGGAGCGACCAGCCACTGAGCTGGCTCTCAACTACGTGCGGCTCTACTTGAAGGCAACCGCTCTGCAGGCGACCATGTCAGCAGGGTATGAGAATCCAGCGAGACTACTGTTGGCCAAAATACTGTATCACTTCGATCAGGATATGCCGCCGCTGGTGATGGAGGTGTTGCGTCAATTTCCCACCGCGCTACCCCACCGCGAACAGCGGGAGTACGACAATTCGGATGCCCTGATCACGGTGATCAAGCACCTGTTGATGAACCGGCAGTACGACATGCAGGATCCCAACGGCGCTGAACGACTGCTGCTGTCCAAACTGCGCTTTGAATACCACTTCCAGCCCTATGAGCCCAGCAAACAGCAGGTGCTGGAGAACCTGGTGGGGAAGCTGAAGGCCGGCCGTGAGGAGGAGCTGGGCTACGCCTTTGCGCTCTTCTGCCGCCGCTCACCGCATCTCAAGGTCGTAGAGAGCGTGGTGGGGGAACACCTAATGCCGCTCGCCACCAGTTACTGTGATCTCGCTGCTCAAAACGAGTTGTACGATGCCCGGCTTGGGCTTCTGCTGCACTGCATCTCTTTGGTACTGAAGCCACTGCCCCTGGATACTGATATCTCCGCCTTCGTAGGCTTCCTGAAGCGCCTTCTCGTGGCAGTGCCACGATCCGGAGTTCAACTGGCGGCCGTCAAGGCCAGCCTACGTCTGCAGAGATTCGGATTCAAGTACACTCTGGATGCCCTGAAGGACTACAGGCCCAACTACGAGCTCGACCCGTTAACGCGGGCCATGATTCGATGCTTTGCGAAACGGAGGAGGCACTTCCGTCACGTGGCGGCCACTGGGCGGCGTACAGAGATTTGA
- the vir gene encoding virilizer, translating to MADVDDGSELLFFDTFSHEEVTDINLDLVQFPKPVFITQVRIIPLGARVQADFPGGVRLGATNPSKFDLEFFVNDLGMPAASAFENLGLLRYNQNDCIHLDCSQEKIVTDGLVLRGWYSTITLAIYGIFTNSVTEPIASPTLPCEPVGPEIANLSGEVLLQEDVLKDEWQEPMQAELLTAHKGNVSDYDPEDMEYGMSRDHYHQHAEEQEQREMRRLRRSTHSTDHSPPPPRRSHTHSESNDREYIRCSRDKGSRDWSRSPEYSSHRSRRKRSERSRSVVDEHKWPRTPPASIDSPTRPRSPDTMDYEDEDSRSHYKMQSSHYRHSSESLHRGERDRDDEDRSCTPQEQFEPILSDDEIIGDDEEDDAVDAAAIAEYERELEAAAAAAPPAIDAFEPWQKPLLVFEGDMAAHFCKELETLKLLFKKLVLQTRCENVNAFSEEHGASVDEREQFVYLGEQLNNQLGYLAQHYKRRNFVLQQFFGNDELHLRQAANVLQIALSFQAACMQPQPAFKIRHIKLGARMAELLGSSEELFQHLLKEHKFDIFEAVFRLYHEPYMALSIKLQLLKAVYALLDTRMGIEHFMGAKNNGYQMIVEAIKTAKLTRTKYALQAIIKKLHLWEGLESVQIWCRRLFVDRIIIPGNRDQMEDTVITCQQIEFAFEMLMDALFSSQLSYLQPRRFLPVSKKFEVVTDPTAQRSFGNALQSYLGQNSLAESLLVMLANCKELPATTYLSMLDLMHTLLRSHVGIDYFVDDAFPVTQTIVAILLGLDEVPRNPEEKEEKAEKSDAEDKAMEVENEAVEAGGEKPTPPTADEEGKPVAAPISVPAPAAAPQVRPRPILRPVLPRLARLGIEMSYKVQTRYHLDAIAYAAAAPEYDAVKLATHMHAIYSQTCDPAGRQHTVEVLGLNNNLKIFMDLIKKEQRLQTQRQLSSPGTKYKSPVLSYAVDMVDACVRYCEQLDYLIEHGGVILELAKNHETFEPSVSAVLQEMYVYMKPLEAINVFVYDDIMPLVEVIGRSLDYLTTFPGDLIMAMRILRYLSISKPLAGQKAPPVTEELKHRFVALQLYAADGVQLCIQIMERLCAYFEQPGAHAPALMTIQGVHCCQIMLPTLQILRELLSYAILCRDGTYKDLTAIDHLVKVYYLLYYFPTRCQAGPEVEQCKMEVVQTLLAYTQPNEQDEESLHKSLWTLMIREVLKNVDGPAHFIPGLKLLAELLPLPLPMPQPLCDQLQQQHKQRLITERKLWSAHLHPQSGQIAKLVEALAPSSFPQLSELLQRVCMQLSDLAPNMTLLIAKTITELLCNEYQTSNCIPTTNLERLLRFSTRLCAFAPLKSSMLSILSGKFWELFQSLLALNEFNDVVSNCQEAVHRILDSFLDSGISLISHKSTASPALNLAAALPPKELIPRIIDAVFSNLTSVEVTHGISILAVRNLVILTEHDFTFYHLAQLLKQKITEFQAWMERVILHNETVEYNANIESLILLLRSLTQIEPPPAMSAMPHRTLKLGATELAQLVEFQDIELAKPPVLSRILTVMEKHKAVANEAALSDLKQLILLQASKQEILAGTSTETPPEAEGEANPSASSCSASLTVEPYLPQAEGIVTQYEARPIFTRFCATAENAQLTARYWLDPLPIELIEDMNEPIYERIACDLTDLANVCLNPDLNVAGDSKRVMNLSGSPQSNREMTPTAPCFRTRRVEVEPATGRPEKKMFVSSVRGRGFARPPPSRGDLFRSRPPNTSRPPSLHVDDFLALETCGAQPTGPTGYNKIPSMLRGSRVGRNRGSRISAAAAFRQKKMMRIGSPSSWAESPGSYRSASDSHFSSSDSHYSSPHYSGRPRGRGLRSRPSYLR from the exons ATGGCCGACGTAGACGACGGGTCCGAGCTGCTGTTCTTCGACACTTTCTCGCATGAGGAAGTGACG GACATCAATTTGGATTTGGTGCAGTTTCCCAAGCCGGTCTTCATCACACAGGTGCGGATCATTCCTCTCGGCGCCCGAGTCCAGGCAGACTTTCCCGGCGGCGTTCGCCTGGGCGCCACCAACCCCTCCAAGTTCGACCTGGAGTTCTTCGTCAATGACCTGGGAATGCCGGCTGCGTCGGCATTCGAGAACCTCGGCCTGCTGCGTTACAACCAGAACGACTGCATTCACTTGGATTGCTCGCAGGAGAAGATCGTCACCGACGGTCTGGTGCTGCGCGGCTGGTACAGCACCATCACACTGGCCATCTACGGCATTTTCACCAACTCGGTGACCGAGCCAATCGCCAGTCCAACGCTGCCCTGCGAGCCCGTGGGCCCGGAGATAGCCAACCTGAGTGGCGAGGTGCTCCTCCAGGAGGATGTGCTGAAAGACGAGTGGCAGGAGCCGATGCAGGCCGAACTGCTGACCGCTCACAAAGGAAATGTCAGCGATTACGATCCGGAGGACATGGAGTATGGAATGTCGCGGGATCATTACCACCAGCATgccgaggagcaggagcagcgagaGATGCGACGACTGCGTCGGTCCACGCATTCCACGGATCACTCACCGCCACCGCCCAGAAGATCGCACACGCATTCGGAGAGCAACGACAGGGAGTACATCAGGTG TTCCCGCGACAAGGGCTCCAGGGATTGGTCGCGTTCACCGGAGTATTCCAGCCATCGGTCACGTCGCAAGCGCTCCGAGAGATCTCGCTCCGTTGTGGACGAGCACAAGTGGCCCAGAACCCCGCCCGCGTCGATAGACTCACCGACACGTCCGCGTTCGCCAGACACGATGGACTACGAGGACGAGGACTCGCGCTCCCACTACAAGATGCAGTCATCTCACTACCGGCACTCCTCCGAGTCGCTGCACCGTGGTGAACGGGATCGGGACGATGAGGACCGATCGTGCACGCCGCAAGAGCAGTTTGAGCCCATTCTCAGTGACGACGAGATCATCggcgacgacgaggaggacgacgCAGTGGATGCGGCTGCCATTGCGGAGTACGAGCGGGAGTTggaggctgctgctgccgctgctcctcCGGCCATCGATGCTTTCGAGCCGTGGCAGAAGCCACTGTTGGTCTTTGAAGGGGACATGGCAGCCCACTTCTGCAAGGAGCTGGAAACTCTGAAGCTGCTCTTTAAGAAGCTGGTCCTGCAAACCCGCTGTGAGAATGTTAATGCCTTCAGCGAGGAACATGGCGCTAGTGTGGACGAAAGGGAGCAATTTGTGTACTTGGGTGAACAACTGAACAACCAATTGGGTTACCTAGCCCAGCACTACAAGCGGAGGAACTTTGTCCTGCAGCAGTTCTTCGGAAACGATGAGCTACATCTGCGACAGGCGGCTAACGTGCTGCAGATTGCCCTGAGTTTCCAGGCGGCATGCATGCAACCACAGCCAGCTTTTAAGATCCGCCACATCAAGCTGGGTGCGCGAATGGCTGAACTTCTGGGCAGTAGCGAAGAGCTCTTCCAGCACTTGTTGAAAGAGCACAAATTCGATATCTTTGAGGCGGTGTTCCGGCTGTACCACGAACCGTACATGGCTCTGTCCATCAAGCTTCAGCTCCTCAAGGCCGTCTACGCCCTGCTGGACACCAGGATGGGTATCGAACACTTTATGGGAGCGAAGAACAACGGCTATCAGATGATTGTTGAAGCCATCAAGACAGCCAAGCTGACCAGGACGAAGTACGCACTGCAGGCGATTATAAAGAAGCTGCATTTGTGGGAAGGCCTGGAGAGTGTACAGATCTGGTGCCGTCGTCTCTTCGTGGACCGAATAATCATACCTGGTAATCGCGATCAAATGGAGGACACAGTGATAACTTGCCAGCAGATAGAGTTTGCCTTCGAGATGCTGATGGATGCACTGTTCTCCAGCCAGTTGAGCTACTTGCAGCCGCGTCGCTTTCTGCCCGTGTCCAAGAAATTCGAGGTGGTGACCGATCCCACGGCGCAGCGCAGTTTCGGAAATGCCCTGCAGTCCTACTTGGGACAGAACTCACTGGCGGAATCCCTGCTGGTCATGTTGGCAAACTGCAAGGAGTTGCCGGCCACGACGTATCTAAGCATGCTAGACTTGATGCACACCCTTTTGCGCTCGCATGTCGGCATTGATTACTTCGTGGATGATGCTTTTCCTGTAACGCAGACGATTGTGGCCATACTGCTGGGCCTGGACGAGGTTCCTCGAAACCCGGAGGAAAAAGAGGAGAAGGCAGAGAAGTCGGATGCAGAGGACAAGGCAATGGAGGTCGAAAATGAAGCTGTGGAAGCTGGAGGCGAGAAGCCAACTCCACCGACGGCCGACGAGGAGGGGAAGCCAGTTGCGGCCCCGATTTCCgttccagctccagctgctgctcctcaaGTGCGACCCAGGCCGATCCTGCGCCCAGTACTGCCACGCCTGGCCAGGTTGGGCATCGAAATGTCGTACAAGGTGCAGACGCGTTACCACCTGGACGCCATTGCTTACGCTGCCGCGGCTCCCGAATACGATGCCGTCAAGTTGGCCACGCATATGCATGCCATTTACTCGCAAACCTGCGATCCGGCTGGGCGGCAGCACACCGTGGAGGTGCTGGGCTTGAATAACAATCTTAAGATCTTCATGGATCTGATCAAGAAGGAGCAGCGTCTGCAGACGCAACGCCAGCTGAGTTCGCCGGGCACGAAGTACAAGAGTCCGGTATTGAGCTATGCCGTGGACATGGTGGACGCCTGCGTCCGCTACTGCGAGCAGTTGGACTACCTTATCGAGCACGGAGGTGTGATCCTGGAGCTGGCCAAGAACCACGAGACCTTCGAGCCCTCGGTGTCGGCCGTCCTGCAGGAGATGTACGTGTACATGAAACCCTTAGAGGCCATCAATGTGTTCGTATACGATGACATTATGCCGCTGGTGGAGGTGATAGGACGCTCCCTGGATTACCTAACCACTTTTCCCGGAGATCTGATAATGGCCATGCGGATTTTGCGCTATCTCTCCATAAGCAAGCCGCTGGCAGGTCAGAAAGCTCCTCCAGTGACCGAGGAGCTCAAACATAGGTTCGTGGCCCTGCAGCTGTACGCGGCGGATGGTGTCCAACTTTGCATCCAGATCATGGAGCGACTATGCGCCTACTTCGAGCAGCCGGGTGCGCACGCTCCCGCCCTGATGACCATCCAGGGAGTGCATTGCTGCCAGATCATGCTGCCAACGCTACAGATCCTCCGCGAGCTGCTCTCCTACGCGATTCTGTGCAGAGACGGCACCTACAAGGACCTCACAGCCATCGATCACCTGGTGAAAGTGTACTACCTGCTCTACTACTTCCCCACGCGCTGCCAGGCGGGACCCGAGGTGGAGCAGTGCAAGATGGAGGTGGTCCAGACCCTGCTCGCCTACACCCAGCCGAACGAACAAGACGAGGAGTCGCTGCACAAGTCCCTTTGGACCCTGATGATCAGAGAGGTGCTTAAGAATGTCGATGGTCCCGCGCACTTCATTCCTG GACTGAAACTTTTGGCGGAGCTGCTTCCACTGCCGCTGCCTATGCCCCAGCCGCTATGCGaccagttgcagcagcagcacaagcaGCGTCTGATTACCGAGCGGAAACTGTGGTCCGCCCACTTGCATCCCCAGAGCGGTCAGATCGCCAAGCTGGTGGAGGCACTGGCTCCGTCCAGTTTTCCGCAGCTGTCCGAACTACTGCAGCGAGTGTGCATGCAACTGTCCGACCTGGCGCCCAACATGACGCTGCTGATCGCCAAGACGATCACGGAACTGCTGTGCAATGAGTACCAGACATCCAACTGTATTCCGACCACCAACCTGGAACGGCTGCTTCGTTTCTCCACTCGCTTGTGCGCTTTTGCCCCTTTGAAGAGCTCCATGCTGTCCATACTCTCCGGAAAGTTCTGGGAACTCTTCCAGTCGCTGCTGGCACTGAACGAGTTTAACGACGTGGTTTCCAACTGCCAGGAGGCCGTTCACCGCATTCTGGACAGTTTCCTAGACTCGGGCATTTCGCTGATTTCGCACAAGAGCACGGCTTCGCCCGCTTTGAATCTGGCTGCCGCACTGCCACCCAAGGAGCTCATTCCGCGAATCATCGATGCGGTCTTCAGTAACCTGACAAGCGTGGAGGTCACGCATGGCATATCGATTCTAGCGGTGCGCAATCTGGTCATCCTCACGGAGCACGA CTTCACTTTCTACCATCTGGCGCAGTTGTTGAAGCAAAAGATCACCGAGTTCCAGGCGTGGATGGAGCGCGTGATCCTTCACAACGAAACGGTGGAGTACAATGCCAACATCGAATCtctgatcctgctgctgcgctCTCTGACCCAAATAGAACCGCCGCCCGCCATGTCGGCCATGCCACACCGCACTCTGAAACTGGGCGCCACAGAGTTGGCTCAGCTGGTTGAGTTCCAGGACATTGAGCTGGCCAAGCCACCGGTGCTGAGCCGCATTCTCACCGTCATGGAGAAGCATAAGGCAGTGGCCAATGAGGCGGCGCTGAGCGACCTCAAGCAGCTGATCCTGCTGCAGGCCTCTAAGCAGGAGATTCTCGCCGGAACCAGTACGGAGACGCCACCAGAGGCGGAGGGCGAAGCCAATCCATCTGCCAGCAGCTGCAGTGCATCTCTGACCGTGGAGCCCTATCTGCCACAGGCCGAGGGCATTGTCACACAGTACGAGGCGCGTCCGATCTTCACGCGATTCTGCGCCACCGCCGAGAATGCCCAACTAACGGCGCGCTACTGGCTGGACCCGCTGCCCATCGAACTGATCGAGGACATGAACGAGCCGATCTACGAGCGCATTGCCTGCGATCTCACGGATTTGGCCAACGTGTGCCTCAATCCGGACTTGAATGTGGCTGGCGATAGCAAGCGGGTCATGAACTTATCCGGCTCGCCCCAATCCAATCGGGAGATGACGCCCACGGCGCCTTGTTTCCGCACGCGCCGTGTGGAAGTTGAGCCCGCGACTGGTCGACCCGAAAAGAAGATGTTTGTGTCGTCGGTAAGGGGTCGTGGTTTTGCTCGGCCACCACCTTCCAGGGGCGATTTGTTCCGCTCCCGGCCGCCCAACACCTCGCGACCGCCATCGCTGCACGTGGACGACTTCCTGGCCTTGGAAACTTGTGGCGCCCAGCCCACAGGACCCACCGGCTACAACAAGATACCCTCAATGCTGAGAGGCTCCCGGGTGGGTCGCAACCGAGGATCTCGAATCTCGGCAGCAGCTGCCTTTAG GCAAAAGAAGATGATGCGCATTGGTTCGCCCTCCAGCTGGGCAGAGTCCCCCGGATCGTATCGGTCTGCCTCGGACTCCCACTTCAGTAGCAGCGACTCGCACTATTCGTCGCCCCACTACAGTGGACGGCCGCGTGGACGAGGCCTGCGTTCCAGGCCATCCTACCTGAGATAG